The Amycolatopsis umgeniensis DNA segment ACGATGACCAGTACGACGGCGGGCTCGTCGGAGCCGTCGGCGAAGCGGATCTCCGGGCGTGCGCGCAGCGCGGCGGTGACACCCGCGTGCGTGATGGTGTCGGTGGCATGGAGCTGCACCGGTATCTGGTCGACGAGCATCGCTGAACCCCTCCCCGCGAACGGCGTTTCCTCATCCAAGGATCGTGGGGGCGGGGTTCCGCGAACAGGGATCCGGAGTCCCGATATGTCCCGCTTTGCTACTCCGATCGAGCGACGCCCGCCTTCCTGATCTTGGCGATGGCCTGGGCCCGGTCGGTGACCTGGAGTTTGCGGAAGATGTGGGACACGTGGTTGCGCACGGTTTTCGGGCTGAGCACCAACCGGTCGGCGATGGAGGCGTTCCCCATGCCCTGCGCGATGAGCCGCATGATCTCCCGTTCGCGCACGGTCAGCTGCGGGAAGGACTCGTCGCGCGGGGATTCCGTGCCCAGCAGGGAAAGCACCTGGTTCGCGACCGCCGGACTGAAGATCGCTTCGCCGTCGCCGATCACCCGTACCGCGCGCACGACCTGTTCGTTGCGCGCCCCCTTGAGCAGGTAGCCACGCGCACCGGCGCGCATGGCGGCGAACACGGCGGTTTCGTTCTCGAACATGGTCAGCATGAGCACGCCGGTGTGCGGGCTTGCGTCGACGATCCGGCGGGTCGCCTCGACGCCGTCGAGGTCCGGGAGGTTCAGGTCCATCAGGACGACGTCGGGCTCCAGCCTGCCCGCTTCCGTGACCGCGGTGTGGCCGTCGGCCGCCTGGCCGACGACCTCGATGCCGTGGGTGCCGTCCAGCATCGCGCAGATGGCCGCCCGGAAGGCGGGATGGTCGTCCACCACGAGGACACGCAGGGCCGGGAACATCGCTCACTCCTTGGTGGCGAGCGGCAACCAGGCGGCGATCCGGGTGCCGCCCGAGGGCACCGGCTCGACCACGCAGCCGCCACCGAGGTCGCCGGCGCGTTCCCGCATCGAACGCAGTCCGGTCCCGCCGACCGGGGGGAGGGCCTCGCAGCCCGGGCCGACACCGTCGTCGACGATCTCCACGCGCAGATCGCCGTCCAGCGGCCAGAGGCACACCGTGCACTGCCGGGCACCGGAGTGGCGCACGATGTTCACGAGCGCCTCGCGGATGATCCGGTACGCGGTGACTTCCACCTCCGACGACAGCGGCGGCAGCTCACCGCGGACCTCGACCGCCACCGCCAGCGGGCCGTGCTCGGCGGGTGCCCGGTCGGCGAGCATTCCGGCATACCGGCGCACGGCCGTGACGAGTCCCGTCTCGTCGAGCGCGGGCGGGCGCGCGTCGGTCACGATGCGGCGCAATTCGGTGATGGCGCCGTAGAGCTCCTCCTCGAGCCGGGCCAGGAGGCGCTCGGCACCGGCCCGGTCACGGACTATCAGTTCCCGGGCCGCACGCAGCCCGAGCACCGCCACGGCCAGTGTCGGCCCGACGCCGTCGTGGAGGTCGTCGAGCACTGTCCGGAGCCGGTCTTGATACCCGGCAGGATGAACGACGTCGGTGACGACGAAGGTCCGGCGCATCTTCTCCCCGTCCGGCGGCATGATCTGGATCCCATGGCGTCCGGGGGAACCAGTTCTCGCAAGGTGGCCCAATCGGCTGGTCGATCGGGCGTAGCGTTCTGGTCACTCGCTGTTCTAGTCGCGGAATCGGGTCCCGGCGTTTCCGGGCCTGTCGCGAGTTCGGGTAACGGTTTGGGGCCGATCTCTACGGCATGATCGGTGACGCCGAACGAAGGGCGGTCATGGTTCAGAGCAAAGCAACGGCTCGAGGTCTGCGGCTCAGGGTGCTGGGACCGTTCGAGGTCGAGACGGCCGCGGGGCCGGTGGAGGTGGGCGGGCGGCAGCGGGCGTTGCTGGCGTCGCTGGCGTTCTCGGCGAATCAGGTGGTCCCGCTGTGGAAGCTGATCGGTCACGTGTGGGACGACGACTCCCCGCTGGACGTGCGCAACGGTCTTCAGACCCTGGTGAGCAGGTTGCGGCGCAGCCTCGGAGCCGACGTCATCGAGACGACCGAGGGCGGGTACCTGCTGCGTGCCGCCACCACCGAGCTCGATCTGCTCGCGCTGCGCGAACTGGTCGAGTCGGCGGCCGTCGCGGCGCGGGAAGGGGACACCGGCCGGGAGTACGCGTCGCTGGCGTCGGCGGTCCGGCTGTGGCGTGGAGATCCGCTGGAGGACGTCGCTTCGCCGGGGCTGCGGGCGGAAGCGGGACCGCAGGTCGCCGAGCTGTGGTTCGCCGCCCGCGAGCGGATGCTGGACGTCGACCTGGAGCGAGGTCACGGACAAGAGGTGATCGCCGACTTGCGGGACCTCACCGCGCGGCACCCGCTGCGCGAGTCGCTGTGGGCCAGGCTGATGCTGGCTCTGCACCAGGCGGGGCGGCGGGCCGAGGCGCTGGACGCCTATCGCCAGGTCACCGATCTGGTGCGGGAGCAACTCGGTCTCGACGTGGGGCGTGCCGTCGCCGATCTGCACCAGGCGATCCTGCTCGACGACGAGACGCTCGTGGTCGGGCAGCCCGCCCCGGCGCAGGTGCCTCGCCAGTTGCCGGGGGACGTGCGCGGGTTCGTGGGGCGTCTCGACGAGATGGCGGGTTTGGACCGTCTGGTGAGCAAAGCCGACGGACAGCCGGTCGTGATCTCCGCCGTCGACGGTGCCGCCGGTATCGGGAAGACCAGTCTGGCCGTGCACTGGGCGCATCAGGTCGTGCCGCGGTTCGCGGACGGGCAGCTGTATCTGAACCTGCGTGGTTACGGTCCCAGCGTGCCGGTCGATCCGGCGAACGCGTTGGACATGCTGCTGCGTTCGCTCGGGGTGTCGCCGGAGCGCGTCCCGGCCGATGTCGAGGAGCGGGCGGCGCTCTGGCGCACCGAGTCCGCCGCGCGCAGGATGCTCGTCGTGCTGGACAACGCCCGTGACAGCGCCCAAGTGCGGCCGCTGCTGCCCGGCGGGGGTTCGGTCGTGGTGACCAGCCGACGCAAGCTACGCGGTCTGTCCGCACGGGACGGTGCGCGCCACATCACTCTGGGCCTGCTCTCACCGGCCGAGGGGCTGGAGCTGTTCACCGATCAGGTCGGCCGGGACCGGGTGGCGGCCGAGCCGCACGCGGCGGCGGCGATCGTGGAGTTGTGCGCGCGACTGCCACTGGCGTTGCGGCTGGCCGCGGATCACGCGGCCCGGCATCCGGAGTGGCCGCTGTCTTCGTTGCGGGACGAGTTGGCCGACCAGCGTGGGCTCGAAGTGCTTTCGGTCGACGACGACCGCGACAGCGATCTGCGTTCACTGTTCGACTGGTCCTACGACGCGCTCGACGCGCAGGCGGCGGCGGTGTTCGATGTGCTCGGCCTGTTTCCCGGCGACAGCGTCGGGAGGCACGCGGTCGCCGCGCTGGCCGCGATCCCGCCGTCGGCCGCGGGTGCCGCGCTGGGGCGGTTGGCGGAGGTCAGCATGCTCCAGCAGCGGCTGCCCGACCGATTCGAACTGCACGACCTGCTCCGGCAGTACGCGCGCGACAAGGCGTCGGCCCTGCCCGGCGCGCCGGCGGCGGTCGAAAGGCTGATGGCGCATTACGTGCACACCGCGGAACGGGCACGCGAGCACCTCAGCGGCGTTCCGCACCGGATGCCGATCGCCGCGGCCGGGCCCGACGTCCCGGTCGTCGACTTCGCCGACCACCACTCCGCGGTCGCCTGGTTCGACCGGGAGATCGACACGATCACCAGGCTGGTCCTCGGCG contains these protein-coding regions:
- a CDS encoding response regulator, producing MFPALRVLVVDDHPAFRAAICAMLDGTHGIEVVGQAADGHTAVTEAGRLEPDVVLMDLNLPDLDGVEATRRIVDASPHTGVLMLTMFENETAVFAAMRAGARGYLLKGARNEQVVRAVRVIGDGEAIFSPAVANQVLSLLGTESPRDESFPQLTVREREIMRLIAQGMGNASIADRLVLSPKTVRNHVSHIFRKLQVTDRAQAIAKIRKAGVARSE
- a CDS encoding sensor histidine kinase; translated protein: MPPDGEKMRRTFVVTDVVHPAGYQDRLRTVLDDLHDGVGPTLAVAVLGLRAARELIVRDRAGAERLLARLEEELYGAITELRRIVTDARPPALDETGLVTAVRRYAGMLADRAPAEHGPLAVAVEVRGELPPLSSEVEVTAYRIIREALVNIVRHSGARQCTVCLWPLDGDLRVEIVDDGVGPGCEALPPVGGTGLRSMRERAGDLGGGCVVEPVPSGGTRIAAWLPLATKE
- a CDS encoding AfsR/SARP family transcriptional regulator, with translation MVQSKATARGLRLRVLGPFEVETAAGPVEVGGRQRALLASLAFSANQVVPLWKLIGHVWDDDSPLDVRNGLQTLVSRLRRSLGADVIETTEGGYLLRAATTELDLLALRELVESAAVAAREGDTGREYASLASAVRLWRGDPLEDVASPGLRAEAGPQVAELWFAARERMLDVDLERGHGQEVIADLRDLTARHPLRESLWARLMLALHQAGRRAEALDAYRQVTDLVREQLGLDVGRAVADLHQAILLDDETLVVGQPAPAQVPRQLPGDVRGFVGRLDEMAGLDRLVSKADGQPVVISAVDGAAGIGKTSLAVHWAHQVVPRFADGQLYLNLRGYGPSVPVDPANALDMLLRSLGVSPERVPADVEERAALWRTESAARRMLVVLDNARDSAQVRPLLPGGGSVVVTSRRKLRGLSARDGARHITLGLLSPAEGLELFTDQVGRDRVAAEPHAAAAIVELCARLPLALRLAADHAARHPEWPLSSLRDELADQRGLEVLSVDDDRDSDLRSLFDWSYDALDAQAAAVFDVLGLFPGDSVGRHAVAALAAIPPSAAGAALGRLAEVSMLQQRLPDRFELHDLLRQYARDKASALPGAPAAVERLMAHYVHTAERAREHLSGVPHRMPIAAAGPDVPVVDFADHHSAVAWFDREIDTITRLVLGADEHGLHAPAAVLFQLCWHYLNLRGYWLRIVDMGEAAVLSATATGDRLLQGKCLNGASTGYGRAADRDKQITYCRAALEIFRELGDLAEQGTALLNLGSALNWLRRFAEAVEPLREAVRLYESVGDDLSTAMALNNLADTFVGLGRHEEASGPAQRALDTFREGKEPSRIVAGLETIAAVQAGSGDHRGAAATYREAVDLVEEFHVTRLAVPLRVGLGHALLAGGDVDQAHRVWREAYDRSLRDGDETVAAEIRALLSAHVRPTAG